The following are from one region of the Ruficoccus sp. ZRK36 genome:
- a CDS encoding zinc-binding alcohol dehydrogenase — protein sequence MKRKAIAFTAPGVAELVEARLPELQADSVLVRTEVSAISAGTERANLLDLPNLADSPHGVFPKYLGYSGVGHVVETGKAVQSVKPGDRVLTHWGSIHADYNVLTENNVVKIEDDSLAPEHAVFAVIAGFALNGLRKTRLEIGESTAVIGMGILGVFSLALCRIAGGSPVLAMDLSESRRQLALELGAHLTFDPTDADYIQQVKAASGGGVNAIIEVTGQSVALKQALDFSAKFGRIALLGCTRVSDTAIDYYQQVHRPGVEIIGAHTAARPSLESRPHSWTWQDDARALMRFMADGRLPMDKIVSTLYRPADASVVYTKLAENHHDFPIGAVFDWRD from the coding sequence ATGAAACGAAAAGCTATCGCATTTACAGCGCCCGGAGTAGCTGAACTCGTGGAGGCACGCCTGCCCGAGCTTCAGGCCGACTCCGTCCTCGTCCGCACTGAAGTCTCCGCCATCAGCGCTGGCACTGAGCGGGCAAACCTGCTCGACCTGCCGAACCTGGCGGACAGCCCGCACGGAGTTTTCCCCAAATATCTCGGCTATAGCGGCGTGGGTCATGTCGTGGAAACCGGTAAGGCGGTGCAGAGCGTCAAGCCGGGGGATCGTGTCCTGACTCACTGGGGAAGCATTCACGCTGACTACAATGTTTTGACTGAAAACAATGTGGTCAAAATCGAGGATGACTCGCTCGCCCCTGAGCATGCCGTCTTTGCGGTCATCGCCGGGTTTGCCCTCAACGGCCTGCGTAAGACCCGACTGGAGATCGGCGAAAGCACTGCCGTCATCGGTATGGGCATCCTCGGGGTCTTCTCGCTCGCACTGTGCCGTATCGCCGGAGGCTCTCCCGTGCTCGCGATGGACCTAAGCGAAAGTCGCCGTCAGCTCGCCCTCGAACTCGGAGCACACCTAACTTTTGACCCAACTGACGCGGATTACATCCAGCAGGTCAAAGCAGCCTCAGGCGGTGGCGTTAACGCCATCATTGAGGTCACGGGCCAGTCCGTCGCGTTGAAGCAGGCGCTGGATTTTTCCGCGAAGTTCGGACGTATCGCCCTGCTGGGGTGTACCCGTGTTTCGGATACAGCCATTGATTACTACCAGCAGGTTCATCGGCCCGGCGTCGAGATCATCGGAGCACACACGGCCGCACGCCCCTCACTGGAGTCGCGCCCGCACAGCTGGACCTGGCAGGATGATGCGCGCGCGCTGATGCGGTTCATGGCGGATGGGCGCTTGCCCATGGATAAGATCGTCTCGACCCTTTACCGCCCCGCAGACGCCTCGGTCGTCTACACAAAACTGGCTGAGAACCATCACGACTTCCCCATCGGCGCAGTCTTTGACTGGCGCGACTAG
- a CDS encoding type I 3-dehydroquinate dehydratase — translation MKKTFLNQSHPVLTAIFAGQTPQELIATARHSEYEGADGLAASLEDLKPEYRNEDSLREIIAAVNLPWMFFFYRNDKQQELGDEARQQVLLAAASAGASVIDVMGDLYDPSERELTSNPDAIERQKQLIAEIRARGAHAIISSHMASSRTTDEVVEHMLALEARGPDIVKIVTTVDTPDELAEAFRTTMVLKQKLKLPFVHLCNGKYSRPHRCMGPALGISTFFAVPQYEPRYGMGQPTVRAMRAIMDNLHWNINDVSEA, via the coding sequence ATGAAGAAAACATTTCTCAACCAATCGCATCCGGTCCTTACCGCGATCTTCGCCGGACAGACACCGCAGGAGCTGATCGCCACTGCCCGGCACTCGGAGTATGAGGGGGCCGATGGCCTGGCTGCCAGTCTGGAGGACTTGAAGCCTGAGTATCGCAACGAGGACTCGCTGCGCGAAATCATCGCGGCGGTAAATCTGCCCTGGATGTTTTTCTTTTACCGGAACGACAAACAACAGGAACTGGGTGACGAGGCTCGGCAGCAGGTGCTGCTCGCTGCGGCATCAGCGGGGGCATCTGTCATCGATGTGATGGGAGACCTATACGACCCGTCCGAAAGAGAGCTGACGTCGAACCCGGATGCGATTGAACGCCAGAAGCAGCTCATCGCAGAGATTCGTGCCCGTGGCGCGCACGCCATTATCTCCTCGCACATGGCTTCCTCGCGAACGACGGACGAAGTGGTCGAGCACATGCTCGCGCTGGAGGCTCGTGGTCCGGACATCGTGAAGATCGTCACCACGGTGGATACGCCTGATGAGCTGGCCGAGGCCTTTCGGACCACGATGGTCTTAAAGCAGAAGCTTAAGCTGCCCTTCGTCCACCTGTGCAATGGCAAGTACAGTCGCCCGCATCGCTGCATGGGGCCTGCCCTGGGGATATCGACTTTCTTCGCCGTGCCGCAGTACGAGCCGCGCTATGGTATGGGGCAGCCGACGGTGCGCGCTATGCGGGCGATTATGGATAATCTCCACTGGAACATTAACGACGTGTCCGAGGCATGA
- a CDS encoding endo-1,4-beta-xylanase — protein MNSLITKEYERLWDDPKLQERIEEGIRAHRQSDACIRVTDFKGAPIPGVTVTAEQHDSAFHFGANIFKLGDFPQEQLNRDYEDAFCGLFNGATVPFYWRTLEPEQGRPRFSEHSVPISRRPPPDQVVKFCQKRGLRMHGHTFSWAMRKWNIPDWLPEDPAEAAPYWEKRMRELAERYGDSIKRWDIVNEATADFIHLPKFIERNVAFPMQEKYEEAAFAWAGKYMPADNRLDLNEDTGVWGEDRRAAFTDLIKRIQTSGGRLGGIGMQFHFFQDQDLNQILNGQSYTPEHLLKVLDYYGQFDLPLHVSEITITAPGNSSEGLETQATLVRNFYRLWFSHPAMEGITWWNMPDGAAAPGENKVYSGLVFSDMSPKPSYLALQNLIRHEWRTRTQGVTDEDGCFRFRGFHGTYRLGTDSGQADAGIESAITLEPGKDAQQQIRLYRDFGHA, from the coding sequence ATGAATTCGCTCATCACCAAAGAATACGAACGCCTCTGGGACGACCCCAAACTGCAAGAACGCATCGAGGAGGGCATCCGTGCCCACCGCCAGAGCGATGCCTGCATCCGAGTGACGGACTTCAAGGGGGCGCCGATTCCCGGCGTCACCGTGACTGCAGAGCAGCACGACAGTGCCTTCCACTTTGGGGCTAATATCTTCAAGCTCGGAGACTTCCCGCAGGAGCAGCTCAACCGCGACTACGAGGACGCCTTTTGCGGACTTTTCAACGGCGCCACCGTCCCCTTTTACTGGCGCACACTTGAGCCCGAGCAGGGGCGCCCGCGGTTCAGTGAACACAGCGTACCGATCTCCCGTCGCCCCCCGCCGGACCAGGTCGTAAAGTTCTGCCAGAAGCGTGGCCTGCGCATGCACGGGCACACCTTCTCCTGGGCCATGCGCAAGTGGAACATCCCCGACTGGCTCCCCGAGGACCCCGCCGAGGCTGCCCCCTACTGGGAGAAACGCATGCGCGAACTAGCCGAGCGTTATGGCGACAGCATTAAGCGCTGGGACATCGTCAACGAGGCAACCGCTGATTTCATCCATCTCCCCAAGTTCATCGAGCGCAATGTCGCCTTCCCCATGCAGGAGAAATACGAGGAGGCCGCATTTGCGTGGGCAGGCAAGTACATGCCCGCGGATAACCGCCTGGACCTGAACGAAGACACCGGTGTCTGGGGCGAGGATAGACGCGCCGCTTTCACCGACCTCATTAAGCGTATCCAGACTTCCGGTGGGCGCCTCGGTGGCATCGGCATGCAGTTCCACTTCTTCCAGGATCAGGACCTCAACCAAATCCTCAACGGCCAGTCCTACACCCCCGAGCACCTGCTCAAAGTCCTCGACTACTACGGTCAGTTTGACCTTCCGCTGCATGTGAGCGAGATCACCATCACCGCTCCCGGAAACTCCAGCGAAGGACTCGAAACCCAGGCCACGCTCGTCCGCAACTTTTACCGACTCTGGTTCAGCCACCCCGCGATGGAAGGCATCACCTGGTGGAACATGCCAGACGGCGCCGCCGCTCCCGGCGAGAACAAGGTCTACTCCGGCCTGGTCTTCTCGGACATGAGTCCGAAGCCCTCCTACCTCGCGCTTCAGAATCTCATCCGCCACGAGTGGCGCACACGCACGCAGGGCGTGACGGACGAGGACGGCTGCTTCCGCTTCCGCGGGTTCCACGGGACGTATCGTCTCGGAACGGACTCTGGACAAGCCGATGCCGGGATCGAGTCCGCCATCACACTTGAACCGGGTAAGGACGCCCAGCAGCAGATACGCCTCTACCGAGATTTCGGTCACGCTTAA
- a CDS encoding Gfo/Idh/MocA family oxidoreductase, with amino-acid sequence MKNTPIAFGICGLGRIGAQHCEHFTEHADRYKAVAFCDLDAARAEGPAQQYGGTPYTDFAQFLANDEMELVIIATRSLDHAANAEQALAAGKTVLLEKPIGVTAQDRQTLLRLNREYPGKLFFCHNHRFEPAFANTQAIIAEGLLGNVQVVKIHKYHDFSRRNDWQMRLDCGGGQLSVWGPHLLDQAIQYIGAPIRDVWSYLRRVLTPGDADDHVRILLTGENDIVAELEISNAVALTGPYCTVYGDRGTLMYNQEQTELHLKYLDPEFNWPAATASGDTPALARDTYGQAELPWIEETRAVEPSVNMWAFVEQEIARHLHNTLRNGVPFPVKNEDALEVVRLTEIVKQQNPQFNWID; translated from the coding sequence ATGAAAAACACCCCTATCGCCTTCGGCATCTGTGGCCTCGGTCGAATCGGCGCGCAGCATTGCGAACACTTTACCGAGCATGCGGACCGCTATAAGGCCGTGGCATTCTGCGACCTCGACGCCGCCCGCGCTGAGGGCCCTGCCCAGCAGTACGGCGGCACACCCTACACGGATTTCGCGCAGTTCCTGGCCAACGACGAGATGGAGCTGGTGATTATCGCCACCCGCTCCCTGGACCACGCGGCCAACGCCGAGCAGGCGCTCGCTGCTGGTAAGACAGTCCTTCTCGAAAAGCCCATCGGCGTGACCGCTCAGGACCGCCAAACACTGCTGCGCCTCAACCGGGAATATCCCGGCAAACTCTTTTTCTGCCACAACCACCGCTTCGAGCCTGCCTTTGCGAACACGCAAGCGATCATCGCCGAGGGGCTGCTCGGAAATGTCCAGGTGGTGAAGATTCACAAGTACCATGACTTCTCCCGCCGCAATGACTGGCAGATGCGCCTGGACTGCGGCGGCGGACAGCTCAGCGTCTGGGGGCCACATCTGCTGGATCAGGCGATCCAGTATATCGGGGCTCCTATCCGTGATGTATGGAGCTACCTGCGGCGCGTCCTCACGCCCGGCGACGCCGACGACCACGTCCGCATCCTGCTCACGGGAGAGAACGACATCGTCGCCGAGCTGGAGATCAGCAACGCAGTCGCGCTGACCGGCCCCTACTGCACAGTCTATGGTGACAGGGGCACGCTCATGTATAATCAGGAGCAGACCGAGCTCCACTTAAAGTACCTTGATCCGGAGTTCAACTGGCCCGCAGCCACCGCCAGCGGTGACACCCCTGCCCTCGCCCGCGACACCTACGGCCAGGCTGAGCTGCCCTGGATTGAAGAGACGCGTGCCGTCGAGCCGAGCGTTAACATGTGGGCCTTCGTCGAGCAGGAGATCGCTCGCCACCTGCACAATACGCTGCGCAACGGCGTCCCCTTTCCCGTGAAAAACGAAGACGCGCTCGAAGTCGTCCGCCTGACCGAAATCGTCAAGCAGCAGAACCCGCAATTCAACTGGATCGACTAA
- a CDS encoding SDR family oxidoreductase — protein sequence MRFQDKVVIVTGAASGMGLLSSQQYAREGAKVVLTDVNAEAATAAAESISKCGGEAIGMAVDVSNYADVEKAVASTLEHYGRIDVVLNSAGGSPLRICRCEGGFDQMDLSALDWGVDVNFRGPIYFSRAALPIMIKQKGGVIINMGSVDGVTGTSGDLVYSACKSGMIGLTKSLALYGAPHGVRACCVSPGPVLTRAAMANMKTPLGRAAEPEEVTSLILYLSSDEAAFITGTNYSIDGGRSCGGRD from the coding sequence ATGAGATTTCAGGATAAAGTCGTAATCGTCACCGGTGCAGCCTCCGGCATGGGGCTGCTCAGCTCCCAGCAGTACGCCCGCGAAGGCGCAAAGGTCGTGCTGACGGATGTCAATGCCGAGGCGGCGACAGCAGCAGCCGAGAGCATCAGCAAGTGTGGCGGTGAAGCCATCGGCATGGCTGTAGACGTCAGCAACTACGCAGACGTTGAGAAGGCCGTCGCCAGCACGCTTGAGCACTATGGCCGGATCGATGTCGTCCTCAACAGTGCCGGCGGAAGCCCGCTTCGCATCTGCCGCTGCGAGGGCGGGTTTGACCAGATGGACCTCTCCGCCCTCGACTGGGGCGTGGATGTAAACTTCCGGGGACCGATCTACTTTAGCCGGGCCGCCCTCCCGATCATGATCAAACAGAAAGGCGGCGTCATCATCAACATGGGCTCAGTGGACGGCGTGACCGGCACCTCCGGTGATCTGGTCTACAGCGCCTGTAAGAGCGGCATGATCGGCCTGACGAAATCCCTCGCCCTCTACGGCGCGCCGCATGGCGTGCGCGCCTGCTGTGTGTCTCCCGGTCCGGTCCTGACACGTGCCGCCATGGCAAATATGAAGACCCCGCTGGGCCGCGCCGCCGAGCCCGAAGAAGTCACCAGCCTCATTCTCTACCTCAGCTCCGACGAGGCCGCATTCATCACCGGGACGAACTACTCAATCGATGGTGGCCGCAGCTGTGGCGGGCGCGACTAG
- a CDS encoding Gfo/Idh/MocA family oxidoreductase: protein MKPLKIGQIGICHEHASGKMNSLKLRPELFDIVGVVDDRDTQAAHIAITDLEPYAGLPWLSEEELFRTPGLEAVAVEVPNLDLVAAAERCLAQGLPIHLDKPGGENLADFERLRWGYEEQGLAFQMGYMFRGNPAMNWILDATRKGWLGEIFEVQGCMSHDYGGEEYQPYIGSFRGGIMFNLGCHLIDFVVSLLGMPTGVTPILKTAPGDESYIKNNCLTILEYPTATATLRACSREVGATKRRRLKVCGTGGTVEIFPMERFDGEVLRMELILRDDACDFAAGAHTLEFGPVRDRYEDELVDFYRMIRGEISNPYSAEHDCQVQEVLLAAAGYTHWTR, encoded by the coding sequence ATGAAGCCCCTGAAAATTGGCCAAATCGGCATCTGCCATGAGCATGCGTCCGGCAAAATGAATAGCCTGAAGCTGCGCCCGGAGCTTTTTGATATAGTCGGGGTGGTGGACGACCGCGACACGCAGGCGGCGCATATCGCGATCACCGATCTGGAGCCTTACGCGGGTTTGCCCTGGCTCAGCGAGGAGGAGCTTTTCCGTACTCCTGGCCTGGAGGCTGTTGCCGTCGAGGTCCCCAATCTCGACCTGGTGGCTGCCGCTGAGCGCTGCCTGGCACAGGGCCTGCCGATCCATCTGGATAAGCCCGGGGGTGAGAATCTGGCTGATTTCGAGCGGCTGCGCTGGGGCTACGAGGAGCAGGGACTGGCCTTTCAGATGGGCTATATGTTTCGCGGTAATCCGGCCATGAACTGGATTCTCGATGCCACCCGAAAGGGCTGGCTCGGTGAGATCTTTGAGGTGCAGGGCTGTATGAGCCATGACTACGGCGGCGAGGAGTATCAGCCGTACATCGGGAGCTTTCGTGGGGGTATCATGTTTAATCTGGGGTGCCACCTGATCGACTTCGTTGTGTCCCTGCTGGGGATGCCGACCGGTGTGACTCCCATCCTGAAGACCGCTCCCGGCGATGAGAGCTACATCAAGAATAACTGCCTCACCATCCTGGAGTACCCGACGGCGACGGCGACACTACGCGCGTGCAGCCGCGAGGTGGGCGCGACAAAACGGCGACGCCTGAAGGTCTGCGGTACGGGCGGGACGGTCGAGATCTTCCCGATGGAGCGATTTGACGGGGAGGTGTTGCGGATGGAGCTGATCCTGCGTGACGATGCCTGTGACTTTGCCGCCGGGGCGCACACGCTGGAGTTTGGCCCCGTTCGTGACCGCTATGAAGACGAATTGGTCGATTTCTACCGCATGATCCGTGGAGAGATCTCCAACCCCTACAGCGCCGAGCATGATTGCCAGGTACAGGAGGTGTTACTGGCTGCTGCTGGCTACACCCACTGGACGCGCTAA